Proteins encoded in a region of the Syngnathus typhle isolate RoL2023-S1 ecotype Sweden linkage group LG20, RoL_Styp_1.0, whole genome shotgun sequence genome:
- the LOC133144926 gene encoding c-Myc-binding protein-like, whose protein sequence is MAHKKGSIMSERVEFRRYLEQNGVLDALTNAMTALYNEVEKPDHAMGFLKRHIIAVEAEALASQKAELEQKCQILTEDNLTLRSKLMQYEPSSETAD, encoded by the exons ATGGCGCACAAAAAG GGCTCAATAATGTCGGAGAGAGTGGAATTTAGAAGGTATCTTGAACAAAATGGGGTGCTTGACGCCTTGACAAACG CCATGACAGCACTTTACAACGAGGTTGAAAAACCCGACCATGCAATGG GTTTTTTGAAGCGTCACATCATTGCAGTGGAGGCTGAGGCTCTTGCCTCTCAAAAAGCAGAGCTGGAGCAAAAGTGTCAGATTCTCACGGAGGATAATCTGACGCTGAGGAGCAAg CTGATGCAGTATGAGCCATCATCTGAAACGGCAGACTAG
- the klhl43 gene encoding kelch-like protein 31 gives MAPKKKTLRVKKSSPDQVVVETTSPTLKVERRDSGVVVVVESAVKKIEQMAALDIAQLNSLNLPLPPPVLKAGERGLGLGSELTRPLHGNAMLEELSKMRQEKFLTDLELSCKTKSFDVHKLVISSISQYFREILAKDPDMKRLELPSLSPLGLANVITFAYLGRVHMSLYTIGCTVSAASTLQIPQLLKMCTEFLLAELNVQTCVYVWNIAAAYGLAAVCEAARRFVLDNFVQFADTPLFTQLTLEQICAFLQDDSLVLPSEMVTFQLAMKWLDFEASRQPHAAALLSHVRLETIPAGELVSQIQTVPRMMQDPQCHRLLVEAMNYHLLPYQQNALQSRRTQVRGSQHALIAVGGRPSLTERALSREVLWREPRDGGAAWRHLTQLPAKSFNQCVAVMDGFLYVAGGEDQNDARNQAKHAVSTLSRYDPRFNTWLHLANMRQRRTHFSLSASGGRLFATGGRNVEGLLATVESYLPSANAWQMRAPMEVPRCCHSSATLPSGDILVTGGYVNCAYSRSVACYSVEGDTWSEKPALEMPRGWHCSATLGGKVYVVGGSQLGPGGERVDVLAVEVFSPEGDGAWSRAAPLPLGVSTAGLSILGANTLYLIGGWNEAEKRYKAAVQTYSPATDSWARAEDLPEPTVGVSCCALALPPRHLPRRQQHRNTPAHEESQPQQPAGKNLSGMAPPQSVTA, from the exons ATGGCCCCCAAGAAGAAGACCCTGCGTGTGAAAAAATCATCTCCGGACCAGGTCGTGGTGGAGACCACCTCGCCGACCCTGAAGGTGGAGCGGCGCGACAGCGGCGTGGTAGTGGTGGTGGAGAGCGCCGTTAAAAAGATTGAGCAAATGGCGGCGTTGGACATCGCCCAGCTAAACAGTCTCAacctgccgctgccgccgcccgtCCTTAAGGCCGGCGAACGCGGGCTGGGGCTGGGCAGCGAGCTCACGCGCCCGCTGCACGGCAACGCCATGCTGGAGGAGCTCAGCAAGATGCGCCAGGAGAA GTTCCTGACCGATCTGGAGTTGAGCTGCAAGACCAAATCTTTTGACGTCCACAAGCTGGTGATCTCATCCATCAGTCAGTACTTCAGGGAGATCCTGGCCAAAGATCCTGACATGAAGCGTCTGGAGCTGCCCTCCCTTTCGCCTCTTG GTCTTGCCAATGTGATCACGTTCGCCTACCTTGGCCGGGTGCACATGTCGTTGTACACCATCGGTTGCACGGTGTCGGCGGCGTCCACGCTGCAGATTCCGCAGCTCCTCAAGATGTGCACCGAGTTCTTGCTGGCCGAGCTCAACGTGCAGACGTGCGTGTACGTGTGGAACATCGCCGCCGCCTACGGGCTGGCGGCCGTGTGCGAGGCCGCCCGCCGCTTCGTGCTGGACAACTTTGTGCAGTTTGCCGACACGCCGCTGTTCACGCAGCTCACGCTGGAGCAGATCTGCGCCTTCCTTCAGGACGATTCGTTGGTGCTGCCCTCCGAGATGGTCACCTTCCAG CTGGCTATGAAGTGGCTGGACTTCGAGGCATCCCGTCAGCCTCACGCGGCGGCGCTGCTGTCTCACGTCCGCCTGGAGACCATCCCGGCGGGTGAGCTGGTGAGCCAGATCCAGACAGTGCCCCGCATGATGCAGGACCCGCAGTGCCACCGCCTGCTGGTGGAAGCCATGAACTACCACCTGCTGCCCTACCAGCAGAATGCCCTGCAGTCCCGCCGCACTCAGGTCCGGGGCAGCCAGCACGCCCTGATCGCTGTCGGCGGGCGTCCGTCCCTCACCGAACGCGCCCTCAGCCGCGAG GTGCTGTGGCGGGAGCCTCGCGATGGCGGCGCAGCCTGGCGTCATCTCACCCAGCTGCCGGCTAAGAGCTTCAACCAATGCGTGGCGGTCATGGACGGCTTCTTGTACGTGGCGGGCGGCGAGGATCAGAACGACGCCCGCAACCAGGCCAAGCACGCCGTCAGCACTCTGAGCAG ATACGACCCTCGCTTCAACACGTGGCTGCACTTGGCCAATATGCGGCAACGCCGCACACATTTCTCGCTGTCGGCCAGCGGGGGGCGCTTGTTTGCCACAGGCGGCCGTAACGTGGAGGGCCTGCTGGCCACAGTGGAGAGCTACCTGCCCTCGGCCAATGCCTGGCAGATGCGGGCCCCCATGGAGGTGCCGCGCTGCTGCCACTCCAGCGCCACCCTGCCGTCAGGCGACATCCTGGTGACGGGCGGCTACGTCAACTGCGCCTACTCGCGCTCCGTGGCCTGCTACAGCGTGGAGGGAGACACCTGGAGCGAAAAACCCGCCTTGGAGATGCCCCGTGGTTGGCACTGCTCCGCCACGCTGGGCGGCAAGGTGTACGTGGTGGGCGGGAGCCAGCTGGGGCCCGGCGGTGAGCGGGTGGACGTCCTGGCTGTGGAGGTGTTCTCCCCTGAGGGCGACGGGGCGTGGAGTCGCGCCGCCCCGCTACCCCTTGGCGTGAGCACGGCCGGTCTGTCCATCCTGGGGGCCAACACGCTGTACCTCATCGGAGGCTGGAACGAGGCAGAGAAGCGCTACAAGGCTGCAGTCCAGACCTACTCCCCGGCGACGGACAGCTGGGCCCGCGCGGAAGACCTGCCCGAGCCCACGGTGGGGGTGTCGTGCTGCGCGCTGGCCCTGCCGCCGCGGCACTTGCCCCGCCGTCAGCAGCACCGCAACACACCTGCCCACGAGGAGTCGCAGCCGCAACAGCCAGCCGGGAAGAACCTGAGCGGAATGGCGCCGCCACAAAGCGTCACAGCGTAA
- the LOC133144902 gene encoding elongation factor 1-alpha yields MGKEKVHINIVVIGHVDSGKSTSTGHLIYKCGGIDKRTIEKFEKEAAEMGKGSFKYAWVLDKLKAERERGITIDIALWKFETSRYYVTIIDAPGHRDFIKNMITGTSQADCAVLIVAAGVGEFEAGISKNGQTREHALLAFTLGVKQLIVGVNKMDSTEPPYSQKRFEEITKEVSGYIKKIGYNPATVAFVPISGWHGDNMLETSEKMGWFKGWKVERKDGNANGTTLLEALDAILPPSRPTDKALRLPLQDVYKIGGIGTVPVGRVETGILKPGMVVTFAPTNLTTEVKSVEMHHESLPEAVPGDNVGFNVKNVSVKEIRRGFVAGDSKNDPPKGADNFNAQVIILNHPGQISEGYAPVLDCHTAHIACKFKELIEKIDRRSGKKLEDNPKFVKSGDAAIVKMVPQKPMVVEPFSSYPPLGRFAVRDMRQTVAVGVIKAVETKEVSGKTTKAAEKAQKKK; encoded by the exons ATGGGCAAGGAAAAAGTGCACATTAACATCGTGGTCATTGGCCATGTCGACTCCGGCAAGTCCACCTCCACCGGCCATTTGATCTACAAGTGCGGTGGTATCGACAAGAGAACCATCGAGAAGTTCGAGAAAGAGGCCGCTGag ATGGGCAAGGGCTCTTTCAAGTACGCCTGGGTGCTGGACAAGCTGAAGGCAGAGCGTGAGCGTGGTATTACCATTGACATTGCTCTGTGGAAGTTTGAGACCAGCAGATACTACGTGACCATCATTGATGCCCCTGGACACAGGGACTTCATCAAAAACATGATCACTGGCACATCTCAG GCTGATTGCGCCGTGCTGATTGTTGCTGCTGGCGTGGGTGAGTTTGAGGCTGGTATCTCTAAGAACGGCCAGACCCGTGAGCACGCCCTGCTGGCCTTCACCCTGGGTGTGAAGCAGCTCATCGTTGGAGTCAACAAAATGGACTCCACCGAGCCCCCTTACAGCCAGAAGCGCTTTGAGGAAATCACGAAGGAAGTCAGCGGCTACATCAAGAAGATCGGATACAACCCCGCCACCGTCGCCTTCGTCCCCATCTCTGGATGGCACGGAGACAACATGTTGGAGACCAGCGAGAAG ATGGGCTGGTTCAAGGGCTGGAAGGTTGAGCGCAAGGACGGCAATGCCAATGGCACAACCCTGCTGGAGGCTCTGGATGCCATCCTCCCCCCATCACGCCCCACCGACAAGGCCCTTCGTCTGCCCCTGCAGGATGTCTACAAAATTGGAG GTATCGGAACAGTGCCCGTGGGCCGTGTGGAGACTGGTATTCTGAAGCCCGGCATGGTCGTCACCTTTGCTCCCACCAACCTGACAACTGAGGTCAAATCTGTGGAGATGCACCACGAGTCTCTGCCCGAGGCTGTCCCTGGCGACAACGTCGGCTTCAACGTCAAGAACGTGTCTGTCAAGGAGATCCGTCGTGGTTTCGTTGCCGGAGACAGCAAGAACGACCCACCCAAGGGTGCTGATAACTTCAATGCTCAG GTCATCATCCTGAACCACCCTGGCCAGATCAGTGAGGGCTATGCCCCAGTGCTGGACTGCCACACAGCTCACATTGCCTGCAAGTTCAAGGAGCTCATTGAGAAGATCGACAGGCGTTCCGGAAAGAAGCTTGAGGACAACCCCAAGTTTGTCAAGTCTGGAGATGCTGCTATTGTCAAGATGGTCCCCCAGAAGCCCATGGTGGTGGAGCCCTTCTCTTCTTACCCTCCCCTTG GTCGCTTTGCCGTGCGTGACATGAGGCAGACAGTGGCCGTCGGTGTCATCAAGGCCGTGGAGACCAAGGAAGTGAGTGGAAAGACCACCAAGGCCGCAGAGAAGGCCCAGAAGAAGAAATGA
- the LOC133144901 gene encoding gap junction alpha-9 protein-like has translation MGDWNFLGGILEEVHIHSTMVGKIWLTILFIFRMLVLGVAAEDVWNDEQSDFICNTEQPGCRNVCYDQAFPISLIRYWVLQVIFVSSPSLVYMGHAIYRLRALEKERHCKKVALRRELESVDAELADARRRIEKEMRGLEQGKLNKAPLRGSLLCTYVAHIVTRAVVEVSFMTGQLLLYGHRLSPLYKCERQPCPNMVDCFVSRPTEKTVFMVFMQVIACISLFLSLLEIMHLGYKKIKKGILGYYPHIKEDLDDYYVNKSKKNSMVQQVCVGASTGGCKATIPTAPTSYTLLLEKQGNGPNYPLLDAASAFVPVREDPAVKLVGFKEPKEAIPSPNDQNSNNTSSGTRSPPADKDAEEPDCAEYPASSDPAPSAALPAVARKSRKPNPQWNCSTVVEGNSSDSGDSYRGGSMKLRGGSGTAGPRARNPSSNSLRRPGRPRSPDSGGDASSASRGSHDSPSPAASSPNRRVSATSSGGSSRRAPTDLQI, from the exons ATGGGTGACTGGAATTTCCTGGGCGGCATCTTGGAGGAGGTGCACATCCACTCCACCATGGTGGGCAAGATCTGGCTGACCATCTTGTTCATCTTCCGCATGCTGGTGCTGGGCGTTGCCGCCGAAGACGTGTGGAACGACGAGCAGTCCGACTTCATCTGCAACACGGAGCAGCCGGGCTGCCGCAACGTTTGCTACGACCAGGCCTTTCCCATCTCGCTCATCCGGTACTGGGTCCTTCAG GTGATCTTCGTTTCTTCACCCTCACTGGTCTACATGGGCCACGCCATCTATCGGCTGCGCGCCTTGGAGAAGGAGCGCCACTGCAAGAAGGTAGCGCTGCGGCGCGAGCTGGAGTCGGTGGACGCCGAGTTGGCGGATGCCCGGCGCCGGATCGAGAAGGAGATGCGGGGGCTGGAGCAGGGCAAACTGAACAAGGCCCCGCTCAGGGGCTCGCTCCTATGCACCTACGTGGCGCACATCGTCACCCGCGCCGTGGTGGAGGTCAGTTTCATGACAGGCCAGTTGCTCCTCTACGGTCATCGCCTAAGCCCGCTCTACAAGTGCGAGCGCCAGCCCTGCCCCAACATGGTGGACTGCTTTGTGTCGAGGCCCACCGAGAAAACCGTCTTCATGGTGTTCATGCAGGTGATCGCCTGCATTTCCTTGTTCCTCAGCCTCCTGGAGATTATGCACTTGGGCTACAAGAAGATCAAAAAGGGCATTTTGGGTTATTACCCGCATATCAAGGAGGATCTGGACGACTACTACGTCAACAAATCCAAGAAGAACTCCATGGTGCAGCAAGTGTGCGTGGGCGCCTCCACGGGGGGCTGCAAGGCCACCATCCCCACGGCGCCCACTAGCTACACTTTGCTGCTGGAGAAGCAAGGTAACGGGCCCAACTACCCGCTGCTCGACGCCGCCTCTGCCTTCGTGCCCGTCCGGGAGGACCCGGCAGTCAAGCTAGTTGGCTTCAAGGAGCCCAAGGAGGCCATCCCCAGCCCCAACGATCAGAACAGCAACAACACGAGCAGCGGAACACGCTCGCCGCCCGCCGACAAGGACGCCGAGGAACCGGACTGCGCCGAGTACCCAGCTTCTTCCGACCCGGCCCCCTCTGCCGCTCTTCCGGCCGTGGCCCGGAAGTCCCGCAAACCAAATCCACAGTGGAACTGCTCCACGGTTGTCGAGGGCAACAGCTCGGACAGCGGCGACTCCTACCGGGGTGGCTCCATGAAGCTCCGCGGAGGAAGCGGAACCGCAGGCCCCCGGGCCCGGAACCCGTCTTCCAACAGCCTGAGGAGGCCCGGCAGGCCTCGGAGCCCGGACTCGGGCGGAGACGCCAGCTCGGCGTCCCGAGGGAGCCATGATAGCCCCAGCCCCGCCGCCTCCTCCCCGAACCGCCGAGTGTCAGCCaccagcagcggcggcagcagcaggcgAGCACCCACCGATCTGCAGATCTGA
- the si:ch1073-513e17.1 gene encoding sialin isoform X2 codes for MAHTNGSYSINAAPSDQSEDNEPLLREVTTPPLCCSARLNLAFLMFLGIAVVYGLRVNLSVAMVAMVNTSQPVPGFNGSSVHTCPLPSGWDNTSQTFEQPEGTPQYPWDTETQGWLLGAFFFGYLCTQILGGYLSGRYGGRIFLGLGVLGTAALTLLTPLAAKWGPYWLFALRALEGVGEGVTFPAMMAMWAHWAPPLERSRLLSMSGNGANFGAFLAMPLTGYICQALGWPAVFYICGGAGCLWAVFWFLLASDDPSTHRRISKEERDYIISSIRHQGSSHGWSVPVLSMLTSVPLWAIIITQMCFNWSFYTQFTSLPTYLSNILHFDLKSLCPTWGRGCAPHCQASWPTASSRGKSLASLPYANSSRSQACCFLPPSSSQWPTRAAATRSPSPSSRSRRPPAAPAGLGSTLTRSISPRGMLAFSWESPTRSGPSPESLPPSRQDTLLMITPLKAGGKSSGFAPASMCAPVSSTRCWEAARSNRGPSRRRKVT; via the exons ATGGCGCATACAAACGGCAGCTACTCCATCAACGCCGCGCCGTCAGACCAGAGCGAAGACAATGAGCCGCTCCTCCGCGAAGTTACAA CTCCCCCGCTATGCTGCTCGGCCCGCTTGAACCTGGCCTTCCTGATGTTCCTGGGCATCGCCGTGGTCTACGGCCTGCGTGTCAACCTCAGCGTGGCCATGGTTGCCATGGTGAACACCAGCCAGCCGGTCCCGGGGTTCAACGGCTCCTCGGTGCACACGTGTCCGCTCCCCAGCGGCTGGGACAACACCAGTCAGACCTTTGAGCAGCCTGAAGGG ACGCCGCAGTACCCGTGGGACACGGAGACTCAGGGCTGGCTGCTAGGGGCCTTCTTCTTCGGGTACCTGTGCACGCAAATCCTGGGGGGCTACCTGTCGGGGCGCTACGGCGGGAGGATCTTCCTTGGTTTGGGGGTGCTAGGCACGGCAGCTCTCACGCTCCTCACGCCTCTGGCCGCCAAATGGGGACCCTACTGGCTCTTTGCCCTGCGAGCGCTCGAGGGAGTGGGCGAG GGCGTGACGTTCCCGGCCATGATGGCCATGTGGGCCCACTGGGCGCCACCCCTGGAGCGCTCTCGCCTGTTGTCGATGTCGGGGAACGGCGCCAACTTTGGCGCCTTTTTGGCTATGCCGCTCACCGGGTACATCTGCCAAGCACTGGGCTGGCCCGCCGTCTTCTACATCTGTG GGGGCGCCGGTTGCCTTTGGGCTGTCTTTTGGTTCCTCCTCGCGTCGGACGACCCCAGCACCCATCGGCGAATTAGCAAAGAGGAGCGAGATTACATCATCAGCTCCATCAGACATCAG GGTAGCAGTCACGGCTGGTCCGTGCCCGTGCTGAGCATGCTGACATCGGTGCCGCTGTGGGCCATCATCATCACACAGATGTGCTTCAACTGGTCCTTCTACACGCAGTTCACCTCCCTGCCCACCTACTTGAGCAACATCCTGCACTTTGACCTCAAGTCG CTCTGCCCTACCTGGGGGCGTGGCTGTGCGCCACATTGTCAGGCTTCTTGGCCGACAGCCTCATCGAGAGGAAAGTCTTTAGCGTCACTACCGTACGCAAACTCTTCACGCTCACAG GCGTGCTGTTTCCTGCCGCCTTCCTCCTCGCAGTGGCCTACTCGGGCTGCAGCCACGCGCTCACCATCGCCTTCTTCACGCTCACGTCGGCCACCGGCGGCACCAGCGGGGCTGGGGTCTACATTAACCAGATCGATATCGCCCCGAG GTATGCTGGCTTTCTCCTGGGAATCACCAACACGTTCGGGACCATCCCCGGAGTCATTGCCCCCATCGCGACAGGATACTTTACTCATGAT CACACCATTGAAGGCTGGAGGAAAGTCTTCTGGGTTTGCGCCGGCGTCAATGTGTGCGCCGGTGTCTTCTACACGCTGTTGGGAAGCGGCGAGGTCCAATCGTGGGCCATCCCGGAGGAGGAAAGTGACGTAG
- the LOC133144903 gene encoding elongation factor 1-alpha-like, whose amino-acid sequence MAKEKIHINIVVIGHVDSGKSTTTGHLIYKCGGIDKRAIEKFEKEAAEMGKGSFKYAWVLDKLKAERERGITIDIALWKFETTKYYVTIIDAPGHRDFIKNMITGTSQADCAVLIVAAGVGEFEAGISKNGQTREHALLAYTLGVQQLIVGVNKMDSTEPRYSEQRYLEITKEVSGYIKKIGFNPKAVSFVPISGWHGDNMLEPSDNMKWFKGWSIERKEGNASGKTLFEALDAILPPKRPTDKALRLPLQDVYKIGGIGTVPVGRVETGILKPGMIVTFAPVNLTTEVKSVEMHHESLPEALPGDNVGFNIKNVSVKDVRRGFVVGDSKSDPPKGAASFKAQVIILNHPGQISQGYAPVLDCHTAHIACKFNELLEKIDRRSGKVLEQNPKFVKSGDAAIVKLVPSKPMTVEAFSDYPPLGRFAVRDMRQTVAVGVIKEVDKDQNAAGKVTKSAQKAQKK is encoded by the exons ATGGCCAAGGAGAAAATCCACATCAACATCGTGGTCATCGGCCACGTCGATTCCGGCAAGTCCACCACCACCGGACACTTGATCTACAAATGCGGCGGCATTGACAAACGAGCTATCGAAAAGTTCGAGAAGGAGGCTGCTGAG atgGGCAAGGGCTCCTTCAAGTACGCCTGGGTGCTGGACAAGCTGAAAGCAGAGCGTGAGCGTGGTATTACCATTGACATTGCTCTGTGGAAGTTTGAGACCACCAAGTACTACGTGACCATCATTGATGCCCCTGGACATAGGGACTTCATCAAGAACATGATCACTGGCACATCTCAG GCTGATTGCGCCGTGCTGATCGTCGCTGCCGGCGTGGGTGAGTTTGAGGCTGGTATCTCTAAGAACGGCCAGACCCGCGAACACGCCTTGCTGGCCTACACCCTCGGCGTGCAGCAGCTCATCGTTGGAGTCAACAAAATGGACTCCACCGAGCCCCGTTACTCCGAGCAACGCTACCTTGAAATCACGAAGGAAGTCAGCGGCTACATCAAGAAGATTGGATTCAATCCCAAAGCCGTCTCCTTCGTCCCCATCTCCGGGTGGCACGGAGACAACATGCTGGAACCCAGTGACAAT ATGAAGTGGTTCAAGGGCTGGTCGATTGAGCGCAAGGAGGGCAATGCCAGTGGTAAGACCTTGTTCGAGGCTCTGGATGCCATCCTCCCCCCGAAACGCCCCACCGACAAGGCCCTTCGTCTGCCCCTGCAGGATGTCTACAAAATTGGAG GTATCGGAACAGTGCCAGTGGGCCGTGTGGAGACTGGTATTCTGAAGCCCGGCATGATCGTCACCTTTGCTCCTGTCAACCTGACCACCGAGGTCAAGTCTGTGGAGATGCACCATGAGTCTCTGCCCGAGGCCTTGCCCGGTGACAATGTGGGTTTCAACATCAAGAACGTGTCTGTCAAGGATGTGCGCCGTGGCTTTGTTGTGGGTGACAGCAAGAGCGACCCACCCAAGGGCGCCGCGTCATTCAAAGCTCAG GTCATCATCCTGAACCACCCTGGCCAGATCAGTCAAGGCTACGCTCCCGTGCTGGACTGCCACACGGCTCACATCGCCTGCAAGTTTAACGAGCTGCTCGAGAAGATCGACCGTCGTTCCGGCAAGGTGCTTGAACAAAACCCCAAGTTTGTTAAGTCTGGAGACGCTGCCATTGTCAAGTTGGTACCCTCGAAACCCATGACGGTGGAGGCCTTCTCTGACTACCCACCGCTTG GCCGTTTTGCCGTGCGGGACATGAGACAGACTGTGGCTGTCGGTGTCATCAAGGAGGTGGATAAGGACCAAAACGCCGCCGGGAAGGTCACCAAGTCCGCACAGAAGGCACAGAAGAAATGA
- the si:ch1073-513e17.1 gene encoding sialin isoform X1 — protein MAHTNGSYSINAAPSDQSEDNEPLLREVTTPPLCCSARLNLAFLMFLGIAVVYGLRVNLSVAMVAMVNTSQPVPGFNGSSVHTCPLPSGWDNTSQTFEQPEGTPQYPWDTETQGWLLGAFFFGYLCTQILGGYLSGRYGGRIFLGLGVLGTAALTLLTPLAAKWGPYWLFALRALEGVGEGVTFPAMMAMWAHWAPPLERSRLLSMSGNGANFGAFLAMPLTGYICQALGWPAVFYICGGAGCLWAVFWFLLASDDPSTHRRISKEERDYIISSIRHQGSSHGWSVPVLSMLTSVPLWAIIITQMCFNWSFYTQFTSLPTYLSNILHFDLKSNGFVSALPYLGAWLCATLSGFLADSLIERKVFSVTTVRKLFTLTGVLFPAAFLLAVAYSGCSHALTIAFFTLTSATGGTSGAGVYINQIDIAPRYAGFLLGITNTFGTIPGVIAPIATGYFTHDHTIEGWRKVFWVCAGVNVCAGVFYTLLGSGEVQSWAIPEEESDVDEGKGTTRSVSA, from the exons ATGGCGCATACAAACGGCAGCTACTCCATCAACGCCGCGCCGTCAGACCAGAGCGAAGACAATGAGCCGCTCCTCCGCGAAGTTACAA CTCCCCCGCTATGCTGCTCGGCCCGCTTGAACCTGGCCTTCCTGATGTTCCTGGGCATCGCCGTGGTCTACGGCCTGCGTGTCAACCTCAGCGTGGCCATGGTTGCCATGGTGAACACCAGCCAGCCGGTCCCGGGGTTCAACGGCTCCTCGGTGCACACGTGTCCGCTCCCCAGCGGCTGGGACAACACCAGTCAGACCTTTGAGCAGCCTGAAGGG ACGCCGCAGTACCCGTGGGACACGGAGACTCAGGGCTGGCTGCTAGGGGCCTTCTTCTTCGGGTACCTGTGCACGCAAATCCTGGGGGGCTACCTGTCGGGGCGCTACGGCGGGAGGATCTTCCTTGGTTTGGGGGTGCTAGGCACGGCAGCTCTCACGCTCCTCACGCCTCTGGCCGCCAAATGGGGACCCTACTGGCTCTTTGCCCTGCGAGCGCTCGAGGGAGTGGGCGAG GGCGTGACGTTCCCGGCCATGATGGCCATGTGGGCCCACTGGGCGCCACCCCTGGAGCGCTCTCGCCTGTTGTCGATGTCGGGGAACGGCGCCAACTTTGGCGCCTTTTTGGCTATGCCGCTCACCGGGTACATCTGCCAAGCACTGGGCTGGCCCGCCGTCTTCTACATCTGTG GGGGCGCCGGTTGCCTTTGGGCTGTCTTTTGGTTCCTCCTCGCGTCGGACGACCCCAGCACCCATCGGCGAATTAGCAAAGAGGAGCGAGATTACATCATCAGCTCCATCAGACATCAG GGTAGCAGTCACGGCTGGTCCGTGCCCGTGCTGAGCATGCTGACATCGGTGCCGCTGTGGGCCATCATCATCACACAGATGTGCTTCAACTGGTCCTTCTACACGCAGTTCACCTCCCTGCCCACCTACTTGAGCAACATCCTGCACTTTGACCTCAAGTCG AACGGCTTTGTTTCAGCTCTGCCCTACCTGGGGGCGTGGCTGTGCGCCACATTGTCAGGCTTCTTGGCCGACAGCCTCATCGAGAGGAAAGTCTTTAGCGTCACTACCGTACGCAAACTCTTCACGCTCACAG GCGTGCTGTTTCCTGCCGCCTTCCTCCTCGCAGTGGCCTACTCGGGCTGCAGCCACGCGCTCACCATCGCCTTCTTCACGCTCACGTCGGCCACCGGCGGCACCAGCGGGGCTGGGGTCTACATTAACCAGATCGATATCGCCCCGAG GTATGCTGGCTTTCTCCTGGGAATCACCAACACGTTCGGGACCATCCCCGGAGTCATTGCCCCCATCGCGACAGGATACTTTACTCATGAT CACACCATTGAAGGCTGGAGGAAAGTCTTCTGGGTTTGCGCCGGCGTCAATGTGTGCGCCGGTGTCTTCTACACGCTGTTGGGAAGCGGCGAGGTCCAATCGTGGGCCATCCCGGAGGAGGAAAGTGACGTAGACGAGGGGAAGGGGACCACCAGGTCCGTGTCTGCTTAA
- the rpl11 gene encoding 60S ribosomal protein L11 encodes MAEQSEKKENPMKELRIRKLCLNICVGESGDRLTRAAKVLEQLTGQTPVFSKARYTVRSFGIRRNEKIAVHCTVRGAKAEEILEKGLRVREYELRKNNFSDTGNFGFGIQEHIDLGIKYDPSIGIYGLDFYVVLGRPGFSIADKKRKRGRIGFKHRIRKEESMRWFQQKYDGVILPGK; translated from the exons ATGGCG GAACAGAGTGAGAAGAAGGAGAACCCCATGAAGGAGCTGCGTATCCGCAAGCTCTGCCTGAATATCTGCGTCGGCGAGAGCGGTGACAGATTGACCCGAGCCGCCAAAGTGCTCGAGCAGCTTACGGGACAGACGCCCGTCTTTTCTAAGG CTCGCTACACCGTGAGATCGTTCGGCATCCGCAGAAACGAGAAGATTGCCGTCCACTGCACAGTCCGCGGAGCCAAAGCCGAGGAGATCCTGGAGAAAGGACTTAGG GTGCGCGAGTACGAGCTGAGAAAGAACAACTTCTCCGATACCGGAAATTTCGGCTTTGGCATTCAGGAGCACATCGACCTGGGCATCAAGTACGACCCCAGCATCGGCATTTACGGACTTGACTTCTACGTG GTTCTGGGCCGACCCGGCTTCAGCATCGCAGACAAGAAACGGAAACGTGGCCGCATCGGCTTCAAGCACCGCATCCGCAAAGAGGAGTCCATGCGCTGGTTTCAGCAGAAG TACGATGGCGTCATCCTCCCTGGCAAGTAA